A window of Fragaria vesca subsp. vesca linkage group LG7, FraVesHawaii_1.0, whole genome shotgun sequence contains these coding sequences:
- the LOC101309493 gene encoding 3-hydroxyisobutyryl-CoA hydrolase 1-like, protein MASFLFIAAKIARQSQVLIQDFNSYVRTLILNRPRYLNALSGEMLSQLLQLFLADEHDAKVKLVILKGNGKAFSVGGDIAEVARLLDSGDWRLGLKATAEVSKLIYLIATYSKPQLSIANGMAMGRGAALYVSSRFRMATENSIFSMPETALGAVPETGASYFLSRLPRFFGEYLALTGAQLDGSEMLACGIATHFVPAAKLVLLEQELLASTGALTSSCDDLVSYVSSIISNYSIQPALKERGSAWHNMDVIEKCFSKSTVQEVVSALEKEATDDIDDGHVNGGNNPWLTSTIESLKKASPISLKIALRSIREGRSQGLGECLVREYRIACRIARGEISTDFREGLSALLVDRDRIKKWEPCKLELVSDQMVDRYFSKLENDDEELKELELPARSNSPAFAKL, encoded by the exons ATGGCATCATTTTTATTTATAGCTGCAAAAATTGCTCGACAGTCGC AGGTTCTGATACAAGATTTTAATTCATATGTGAGGACACTGATACTAAACAGGCCTCGATATTTGAATGCTTTGTCCGGCGAAATGCTCTCCCAGCTGCTTCAACTGTTCCTTGCCGATGAGCATGATGCCAAAGTTAAACTGGTCATTCTCAAAGGTAATGGAAAAGCATTTTCTGTGGGCGGAGACATTGCTGAAGTAGCTCGTCTTCTCGATAGTGGTGATTGGAGGCTTGGTCTCAAAGCTACCGCAGAGGTCAGTAAATTAATTTACTTGATAGCAACATACAGTAAACCGCAGCTTTCGATTGCCAATGGCATGGCCATGGGACGAGGAGCTGCTCTTTACGTATCCTCTAGATTCCGTATGGCAACCGAGAATTCGATTTTTTCTATGCCAGAAACAGCTTTGGGAGCGGTTCCTGAAACAGGTGCCTCTTATTTCCTTTCCAGACTTCCTAGATTTTTTGGAGAATATCTTGCCCTAACTGGTGCCCAATTGGACGGTTCCGAAATGCTTGCTTGCGGTATAGCTACTCATTTCGTTCCTGCAGCCAAATTGGTTCTGCTAGAACAAGAGCTACTTGCTTCCACAGGTGCTTTAACCTCAAGTTGTGATGATCTTGTAAGTTATGTGTCATCCATTATAAGCAACTACTCAATCCAACCAGCTTTGAAAGAGAGAGGGAGTGCTTGGCACAATATGGATGTTATTGAAAAGTGCTTTTCAAAGAGCACGGTACAAGAAGTTGTAAGTGCCCTAGAGAAGGAGGCTACAGATGATATCGATGATGGTCATGTAAATGGTGGTAATAATCCATGGTTGACGTCCACAATTGAATCGCTTAAGAAGGCGTCGCCTATTAGTTTGAAGATTGCTTTGAGATCTATCAGAGAAGGAAGGTCGCAAGGACTGGGTGAGTGTCTGGTTCGAGAATATAGAATAGCCTGTCGTATTGCGAGGGGAGAAATCAGCACAGATTTCAGAGAGGGTTTGTCAGCTCTACTGGTCGACAGAGATAGGATCAAAAAGTGGGAGCCTTGTAAATTGGAACTCGTATCTGACCAGATGGTTGATCGGTATTTCTCGAAGTTGGAAAATGATGATGAAGAACTGAAAGAACTAGAGCTCCCTGCAAGATCCAACTCTCCTGCCTTTGCCAAGCTCTGA
- the LOC101292251 gene encoding acetolactate synthase 1, chloroplastic-like, with product MAATTIAPPSSFSKTSLLSSNKSSHPLSRFNLIPYSSVPHFRPLQISSSLSPKSAAAAATTTAAPPDPSILVPRFAPDEPRKGADVLVEALERQGVTTVFAYPGGASMEIHQALTRSTTIRNVLPRHEQGGVFAAEGYARASGLPGVCIATSGPGATNLVSGLADALMDSIPMVAITGQVPRRMIGTDAFQETPIVEVTRSITKHNYLVLDVDDIPRIVKEAFFLATSGRPGPVLIDIPKDVQQQLVVPDWDQPIRLAGYMSRLPQSPSEVHLEQIVRLVSESKKPVLYVGGGCLNSSEELRRFVELTGIPVTSTLMGLGTYPSSDEDDLSLQMLGMHGTVYANYAVDKADLLLAFGVRFDDRVTGKLEAFASRAKIVHIDIDSAEIGKNKQPHVSVCADVKPALQGLNRILEAKLEKLKLDFSAWRAELKEQKLKFPLGYKTFEEAIPPQYAIQVLDELTEGKAIISTGVGQHQMWAAQHYKYLRPRQWLTSGGLGAMGFGLPAAMGAAAANPDAIVVDIDGDGSFMMNVQELATIKVENLPVKILLLNNQHLGMVVQWEDRFYKANRAHTYLGNPANESEIFPNMLKFAEACGVPAARVTKKQDLKAAIQKMLDTPGPYLLDVIVPHQEHVLPMIPSGGAFKDVITEGDGRRSY from the coding sequence ATGGCGGCCACCACCATAGCTCCACCCTCCTCCTTCTCCAAAACCTCTCTTCTCTCCTCCAACAAATCCTCACACCCACTTTCCCGATTTAACCTCATCCCCTACTCCTCTGTCCCCCATTTCCGCCCTCTCCAAATCTCCTCCTCCCTCTCCCCCAAATCCGCCGCCGCCGCCGCCACAACCACCGCCGCTCCTCCAGACCCATCTATTTTGGTTCCCCGTTTTGCCCCCGACGAGCCCAGAAAAGGCGCCGATGTCCTCGTGGAGGCCCTGGAGCGCCAGGGCGTCACCACCGTCTTCGCCTACCCCGGCGGCGCGTCCATGGAGATCCACCAGGCCCTCACGCGCTCCACCACCATCCGCAACGTCCTCCCCCGCCACGAGCAGGGCGGCGTCTTCGCCGCCGAGGGATACGCGCGCGCGTCTGGCCTCCCCGGTGTCTGCATTGCCACCTCCGGCCCCGGCGCCACCAATCTCGTCAGCGGCCTCGCCGACGCGCTCATGGACAGCATTCCCATGGTGGCCATCACCGGACAGGTCCCCCGCCGCATGATCGGAACCGACGCCTTTCAGGAGACTCCCATTGTTGAGGTAACCAGATCCATCACCAAGCACAATTACCTTGTTCTTGATGTTGATGACATTCCTAGGATTGTTAAAGAGGCCTTTTTCCTAGCCACGTCGGGTAGACCTGGCCCGGTTTTGATTGATATACCCAAAGATGTGCAGCAACAGCTTGTGGTTCCTGATTGGGACCAACCCATTAGGTTAGCTGGGTATATGTCTAGGTTGCCCCAGAGCCCCAGTGAGGTTCATTTGGAGCAGATTGTGAGGTTGGTTTCCGAGTCTAAGAAACCGGTTTTGTATGTTGGTGGAGGGTGTTTGAATTCCAGTGAGGAGTTGAGGCGGTTTGTGGAGCTTACTGGGATCCCGGTTACTAGTACTTTGATGGGTCTCGGGACTTACCCCAGCTCCGATGAGGATGATTTGTCACTGCAGATGCTTGGGATGCATGGGACTGTTTATGCTAACTATGCTGTCGACAAGGCTGACTTGTTGCTGGCTTTTGGTGTGAGGTTTGATGATAGGGTGACCGGGAAGCTGGAGGCATTTGCTAGCCGGGCGAAGATTGTGCACATTGATATTGATTCTGCAGAGATTGGGAAGAACAAGCAGCCTCATGTGTCTGTTTGTGCTGATGTGAAACCGGCGTTGCAAGGGTTGAACAGGATATTGGAGGCAAAATTGGAGAAGCTTAAACTTGATTTTTCAGCTTGGAGGGCGGAGCTGAAAGAGCAGAAGCTGAAGTTTCCGTTGGGTTACAAGACTTTCGAGGAGGCCATCCCTCCTCAGTATGCCATTCAGGTTCTTGATGAGTTAACTGAAGGGAAGGCTATTATAAGCACTGGTGTTGGGCAACATCAGATGTGGGCGGCTCAACACTATAAGTATCTTAGGCCTCGACAGTGGTTGACTTCGGGGGGTTTAGGAGCCATGGGTTTTGGATTGCCAGCTGCTATGGGGGCTGCTGCGGCAAATCCAGATGCTATTGTTGTTGATATAGATGGTGATGGAAGTTTTATGATGAATGTCCAAGAATTGGCAACAATCAAGGTGGAGAATCTTCCGGTCAAAATTCTTCTGTTAAACAATCAGCATTTGGGTATGGTTGTTCAGTGGGAGGATCGCTTCTATAAGGCAAACAGGGCTCACACATACTTGGGCAACCCAGCAAATGAGTCTGAGATTTTCCCGAATATGCTAAAGTTTGCAGAAGCTTGTGGTGTACCAGCTGCCCGTGTGACAAAGAAGCAAGACCTCAAAGCAGCAATCCAGAAAATGTTGGATACGCCTGGACCATACTTGTTGGATGTCATAGTACCCCATCAAGAGCATGTGTTGCCTATGATCCCAAGTGGTGGTGCCTTCAAAGATGTGATAACTGAGGGCGATGGAAGAAGAAGTTACTGA
- the LOC101291960 gene encoding 3-hydroxyisobutyryl-CoA hydrolase 1-like, giving the protein TVTLNRPRHLNALSGEMLSQLLQLFLAYEHDAKVKLVILKGNGKAFSAGGDIAEVARLLDSGDWRLGLKATAEVCKLLYLIATYSKPQVSIVNGKVMGRGAAIYVSSRFRIATENSIFSMPETALGGVPENSYFLSRLPRFLGEYLALTGAQLDGPEMLACGIATHFVPAAELAMLEQELLASIGALTSETTSSCDDLISYVSSIISKYSIQPALKERGSAWHNMDVIEKCFSKSTVEVVSSLEKQATDIDGDNPWLTSTIESLKKASPISLKIALRSIREGRSQGLGECLVQEYRIACRIARGEISTDFRGGFTALLVDRNRIKKWEPSELELVSDQMVDRYFSKLEDDDEVKELELPARSNLPTINVQL; this is encoded by the coding sequence ACAGTGACACTTAACAGGCCTCGACACTTGAATGCTTTGTCCGGCGAAATGCTCTCCCAGCTGCTTCAACTGTTCCTTGCCTATGAGCATGATGCCAAAGTTAAACTGGTCATTCTCAAAGGTAATGGAAAAGCATTTTCTGCAGGCGGAGACATTGCTGAAGTAGCTCGTCTTCTCGATAGTGGGGATTGGAGGCTTGGTCTCAAAGCTACCGCAGAGGTCTGTAAATTACTCTACTTGATAGCCACATACAGCAAACCGCAGGTTTCGATTGTCAATGGCAAGGTCATGGGACGGGGAGCTGCTATTTATGTATCCTCTAGATTCCGTATAGCAACTGAGAATTCGATTTTTTCTATGCCGGAAACAGCTTTGGGAGGGGTTCCTGAAAACTCTTATTTCCTTTCCAGACTTCCTAGATTCCTTGGAGAATATCTCGCCCTAACTGGTGCCCAATTGGACGGTCCTGAAATGCTTGCTTGCGGTATAGCTACTCATTTTGTTCCTGCAGCTGAATTGGCTATGCTAGAACAAGAGCTACTTGCTTCCATAGGTGCTTTAACCAGTGAAACAACCTCAAGCTGTGATGATCTTATAAGTTATGTGTCATCCATTATAAGTAAGTACTCAATCCAACCAGCTTTGAAAGAGAGAGGGAGTGCATGGCACAATATGGATGTTATTGAAAAGTGCTTTTCAAAGAGTACAGTAGAAGTTGTGAGTTCCCTAGAAAAGCAGGCTACAGATATAGATGGTGATAATCCATGGTTAACGTCCACAATTGAATCACTTAAGAAGGCGTCGCCTATTAGTTTGAAGATTGCTTTGAGATCTATCAGAGAAGGAAGATCGCAAGGACTGGGTGAGTGTCTGGTTCAAGAATATAGAATAGCCTGTCGTATTGCTAGGGGAGAAATCAGCACAGATTTCAGAGGGGGTTTCACAGCTCTACTTGTCGACAGAAATAGGATCAAAAAGTGGGAGCCTAGTGAATTGGAACTCGTCTCTGATCAGATGGTTGATCGGTATTTCTCCAAGTTGGAGGATGATGATGAAGTGAAAGAACTAGAGCTCCCTGCAAGATCCAACTTGCCTACCATTAACGTCCAGCTTTGA